A stretch of the Vanacampus margaritifer isolate UIUO_Vmar chromosome 6, RoL_Vmar_1.0, whole genome shotgun sequence genome encodes the following:
- the LOC144053495 gene encoding axonemal dynein light intermediate polypeptide 1-like, which translates to MFEPPETLLKYETPILISKTTDKKCTKGGRPFKVSNQPHADSPVPPPPKTKSSAAEAPRQQNDDILNLIFPPREWIEGNQLWVQQVSSAPCTRADVVNLEEHLDRKLQQRRAIETGICPVRRELYTQCFDELIRQVTINCAERGHLLLRVRDEIQMTIAAYQTFYESSVVFGMRKALQAEQDKVDMEKKIATLEQEKEELQKELRDEKAKCDAIEKTEEEKHEVQEKKYTEQIQFLKRTNQQLKAQLEGVVTPK; encoded by the exons ATGTTTGAACCCCCCGAGACTCTGCTGAAATATGAGACCCCGATTTTAATCAGTAAAACCACAGATAAAAAGTGTACGAAG GGGGGCCGTCCTTTTAAAGTCAGCAACCAACCACATGCCGACTCCCCGGTGCCTCCACCTCCTAAAACCAAATCTTCTGCAGCAGAAGCCCCGAGGCAGCAAAATGATGACATACTCAACCTCATCTTTCCACCCAG GGAATGGATTGAAGGAAACCAGCTGTGGGTGCAGCAAGTGTCCAGTGCGCCATGCACGCGAGCAGACGTGGTAAACCTCGAGGAGCACCTGGACAGGAAGCTGCAGCAAAGACGGGCCATAGAGACGGGAATATGCCCTGTCAGAAGAGAGCTTTATACCCAGTGCTTTG ATGAGCTGATCAGGCAGGTGACCATTAACTGCGCCGAGCGGGGTCACTTGCTGTTGCGGGTCCGAGATGAGATCCAGATGACCATCGCTGCTTACCAGACCTTTTAtgagagcagtgtggtttttggCATGAGGAAAGCTCTGCAAGCTGAGCAGGACAAGGTCGACATGGAGAAAAAA ATTGCCACGCTGGAGCAGGAGAAAGAGGAGCTTCAGAAAGAGTTGCGTGATGAAAAGGCCAAATGCGATGCCATCGAAaagaccgaagaagaaaaacacgaAGTTCAGGAAAAGAAGTACACGGAGCAGATTCAGTTCCTCAAGAGAACGAATCAGCAGCTTAAG GCTCAGTTGGAGGGGGTTGTGACACCAAAGTAA